From Eleftheria terrae, the proteins below share one genomic window:
- a CDS encoding DUF72 domain-containing protein, which produces MSGIYIGISGWRYEPWRGVFYPEGLRQRDELAHASRRLQSIELNGSFYSLLRPEDYRHWHEQTPRGFVFAVKGPRYLTHVLRLRNIDVAIANFFASGLFELREKLGPLLWQLPPSMPFDAERLDAFFAGLPRDTEQAMAIASRREAFMDGRDCLQAPPGMRLRHAVEVRHESFVDPAFVALLRRHDIALVVADTAGRWPFKEDVTSDFIYIRLHGDKELYASGYGEAALARWARRIAAWSRGTQPDDARLISPVPPAGAPGRDVYCYFDNDIKVRAPFDAMRLRELLGLPAAPVEPGQPNYPG; this is translated from the coding sequence ATGAGCGGCATCTACATCGGCATTTCAGGCTGGCGCTATGAACCGTGGCGCGGCGTGTTCTATCCCGAGGGACTGCGCCAGCGGGATGAACTGGCCCATGCCTCACGGCGCCTGCAGAGCATCGAGTTGAACGGCTCCTTCTATTCCCTGCTGCGGCCGGAAGACTACCGGCACTGGCATGAGCAGACCCCGCGCGGTTTTGTCTTCGCCGTCAAGGGACCGCGCTACCTGACCCATGTGCTGCGCCTGCGCAACATCGACGTGGCGATCGCGAATTTCTTCGCCTCGGGCCTGTTCGAATTGCGCGAGAAGCTGGGGCCGCTGCTGTGGCAGCTGCCGCCGTCCATGCCCTTCGATGCCGAGCGGCTGGACGCCTTCTTTGCCGGCCTGCCGCGCGACACCGAACAGGCCATGGCCATTGCCAGCCGGCGCGAGGCCTTCATGGACGGGCGCGACTGCCTGCAGGCCCCGCCCGGCATGCGCCTGCGGCATGCGGTGGAGGTGCGCCACGAGAGCTTCGTGGATCCCGCCTTCGTTGCCCTGCTCCGGCGCCATGACATTGCATTGGTGGTGGCCGACACGGCAGGGCGCTGGCCGTTCAAGGAAGACGTGACGAGCGACTTCATCTATATCAGGCTGCATGGCGACAAGGAACTGTATGCCAGTGGCTATGGCGAAGCGGCGCTGGCGCGCTGGGCACGCCGCATCGCTGCCTGGAGCCGTGGCACGCAGCCCGACGATGCCCGCCTCATCTCGCCGGTGCCGCCGGCCGGGGCACCCGGGCGCGATGTTTACTGCTATTTCGACAACGACATCAAGGTCCGCGCTCCCTTCGACGCCATGCGCCTGCGTGAACTGCTGGGCCTGCCGGCCGCACCGGTGGAGCCGGGGCAGCCCAATTACCCAGGTTGA
- a CDS encoding DUF779 domain-containing protein: protein MNDVAPVPQVSATPAALALIERLAQQHGPLMFHQSGGCCDGSAPMCFPAGELQLGEQDRLLGHLGGTPFYISESQYAYWCHTQLIIDVVPGRGGMFSLEGPLGLRFLTRSRLYDDHELQWLKAQGHL from the coding sequence ATGAACGACGTCGCCCCGGTTCCCCAGGTGAGCGCCACCCCGGCCGCGCTCGCCCTCATCGAGCGGCTGGCGCAGCAGCACGGGCCCCTGATGTTCCACCAGTCCGGCGGCTGCTGCGACGGCAGTGCGCCAATGTGCTTTCCTGCTGGCGAGTTGCAGCTCGGCGAGCAGGACCGGCTGCTCGGCCACCTCGGCGGCACGCCCTTCTACATCAGCGAATCGCAGTACGCGTATTGGTGCCACACCCAATTGATCATCGACGTGGTGCCCGGGCGCGGCGGCATGTTCTCGCTCGAAGGTCCACTGGGGCTGCGCTTCCTGACCCGCTCGCGCCTCTATGACGACCATGAGCTGCAATGGCTCAAGGCACAGGGCCACCTGTGA
- the adh gene encoding aldehyde dehydrogenase yields MDMLEPGRFGFPIDFKKRYANYIGGRWVEPVAGQYFENVTPVTGKAFCEVPRSNAEDIERALDAAHAARAAWGRASATERAGVLLRIADRMEQNLELLATAETWDNGKPIRETLAADVPLAIDHFRYFASCVRAQEGSIGEVDHQTCAYHFHEPLGVVGQIIPWNFPLLMAAWKLAPALAAGNCVVLKPAEQTPVSILVWLELVGDLLPPGVLNVVNGFGLEAGKPLASSKRIAKIAFTGETTTGRLIMQYASQNLIPVTLELGGKSPNIFFEDVCARDDGFLDKAIEGFVMFALNQGEVCTCPSRALIHESIYDRFMERALQRVATIRQGNPLDKATMIGAQASSEQLEKILSYLDLGRQEGAQCLIGGERNLLAGDLEGGYYIKPTVFKGHNKMRIFQEEIFGPVVSVTTFKDEEEALAIANDTLYGLGAGVWTRDMNTAFRMGRAIQAGRVWTNCYHAYPAHAAFGGYKQSGIGRETHKMMLDHYQQTKNLLVSYGEQPLGFF; encoded by the coding sequence ATGGACATGCTCGAACCCGGCCGCTTCGGCTTCCCGATCGACTTCAAGAAGCGCTACGCCAACTACATCGGCGGCCGCTGGGTGGAGCCGGTCGCCGGCCAGTACTTCGAGAACGTCACGCCGGTCACCGGCAAGGCCTTCTGCGAGGTGCCGCGCTCCAATGCCGAGGACATCGAGCGCGCGCTCGACGCCGCCCATGCCGCGCGTGCGGCCTGGGGCCGCGCTAGCGCCACCGAGCGGGCCGGGGTGCTGCTGCGCATCGCCGACCGCATGGAACAGAACCTGGAGCTGCTGGCCACCGCCGAAACCTGGGACAACGGCAAGCCCATCCGCGAGACGCTGGCGGCGGACGTGCCGCTGGCCATCGACCACTTCCGCTATTTCGCCTCCTGCGTGCGAGCGCAGGAAGGCTCCATCGGCGAGGTTGACCACCAGACCTGCGCCTACCACTTCCACGAGCCCCTGGGCGTGGTGGGCCAGATCATCCCCTGGAACTTCCCGCTGCTGATGGCGGCCTGGAAGCTGGCACCGGCGCTGGCCGCCGGCAACTGCGTGGTGCTCAAGCCGGCAGAGCAGACACCGGTCTCGATCCTGGTGTGGCTGGAGCTGGTCGGAGACCTGCTGCCGCCCGGCGTGCTCAATGTGGTCAACGGCTTCGGGCTGGAAGCCGGCAAGCCGCTCGCCTCCAGCAAGCGCATCGCCAAGATCGCCTTCACCGGCGAGACCACCACCGGCCGCCTCATCATGCAGTACGCCAGCCAGAACCTGATTCCGGTAACGCTGGAACTGGGCGGCAAGTCACCCAACATCTTCTTCGAGGATGTCTGCGCCCGCGACGACGGCTTCCTGGACAAGGCCATCGAAGGCTTCGTGATGTTCGCGCTCAACCAGGGCGAGGTCTGTACCTGCCCGTCGCGGGCGCTGATCCACGAATCCATCTACGACCGCTTCATGGAACGCGCGCTGCAGCGGGTGGCCACCATCCGCCAGGGCAACCCGCTGGACAAGGCGACGATGATCGGGGCGCAGGCGTCCAGCGAGCAGCTGGAGAAGATCCTCAGCTACCTCGACCTGGGCCGCCAGGAAGGCGCCCAATGCCTCATCGGCGGCGAACGCAACCTGCTGGCCGGTGACCTGGAAGGCGGCTACTACATCAAGCCGACCGTCTTCAAGGGCCACAACAAGATGCGCATCTTCCAGGAAGAGATCTTCGGCCCGGTGGTGTCGGTCACGACCTTCAAGGACGAGGAAGAAGCGCTCGCCATCGCCAACGACACGCTCTATGGTCTGGGCGCCGGCGTCTGGACGCGGGACATGAACACCGCCTTCCGCATGGGCCGGGCCATCCAGGCCGGCCGCGTCTGGACCAACTGCTACCACGCCTACCCGGCCCATGCGGCCTTCGGTGGCTACAAGCAGTCGGGCATCGGCCGCGAGACGCACAAGATGATGCTCGACCACTACCAGCAGACCAAGAACCTGTTGGTCAGCTATGGCGAGCAGCCCCTGGGCTTCTTTTGA